In Candidatus Hamiltonella defensa 5AT (Acyrthosiphon pisum), one genomic interval encodes:
- a CDS encoding IucA/IucC family protein — protein MWQEWKQQLNHKKHDEKEWLPLPVHSWHLTACVQQHYADDIASGILILEGPDLQTRPSMSFRTMRPLTPENAPFIKLPVAIWMTSEMRSLQAKSIHMGPRISQLIK, from the coding sequence TTGTGGCAGGAATGGAAACAGCAACTTAATCATAAAAAACATGATGAAAAAGAATGGTTGCCCTTACCTGTCCATTCATGGCATCTCACTGCTTGTGTTCAGCAACATTATGCTGATGACATCGCCTCAGGTATTTTGATTCTTGAAGGCCCTGATCTTCAAACAAGACCCAGCATGTCTTTTCGTACTATGCGCCCTCTAACACCCGAAAACGCCCCTTTTATTAAATTACCTGTCGCCATATGGATGACCAGTGAAATGCGAAGCCTACAGGCCAAATCAATACATATGGGGCCTCGCATCAGTCAGCTGATTAAATAA
- the feoA gene encoding ferrous iron transporter A: MHFISGHSYHIIGFSKDISPAYRQKLLSLGVLPGLFFTVIREAPMGDPLHIKINKINLVLRKSDLHFLNFT; the protein is encoded by the coding sequence ATGCATTTTATTTCAGGTCATTCTTATCATATTATCGGTTTTTCGAAAGACATCAGCCCCGCTTATCGGCAAAAATTACTGTCACTGGGTGTGCTTCCAGGTTTATTTTTCACTGTGATTCGAGAAGCTCCGATGGGGGATCCTCTTCATATAAAGATAAATAAAATCAATTTGGTATTACGTAAATCCGATTTACATTTTTTAAACTTTACATAA
- a CDS encoding FeoC-like transcriptional regulator, which yields MTDLFKIRNAIELNGMMDADQLSRLLHTPLPFMEAMLSQLTIMGKIEAVEEEQAGCNSRYCKSCSHNPGCHKRYYKMSGVLK from the coding sequence ATGACGGATTTATTTAAAATACGCAATGCGATTGAGCTAAACGGCATGATGGATGCAGATCAGCTGAGTCGACTGCTTCACACGCCTTTGCCTTTCATGGAAGCCATGTTATCGCAGCTTACTATCATGGGTAAAATAGAAGCTGTCGAAGAGGAGCAGGCTGGCTGTAACAGCCGCTATTGTAAAAGTTGTTCACACAATCCGGGCTGTCATAAGAGATATTATAAAATGAGCGGGGTGTTAAAGTAA
- a CDS encoding citrate synthase: MSDKKATLIIDGETLIELDRFSPTLGTQVIDVRPLISKKYFTFDPGFTSTASCESKITFIDGEKGVLLHRGFPIKELANHSTYLEVCYILLYGEPPTPEQYATFKTTITRHTMIDDQITHLFRGFRRDSHPMAVLCGVTGALAAFYHNGLDVHDQNHRELSAFRLLSKMPTMAAMCYKYSIGQPFVFPRNNLSYAANFLNMMFSTPCEEYQVTPVLERAMDRILILHADHEQNASTSTVRTAGSSGSNPFACIAAGIASLWGPSHGGANEACLKMLEEIGKAENIPKFIARAKDKNDDFRLMGFGHRVYKNYDPRAKVMKEACDEVLNELNIQDPLFEVARELEHIALNDHYFIEKKLYPNVDFYSGLILKAIGIPTSMFTVIFTVARTIGWISHWKEMHDEGLKIARPRQLYRGYTQRAFKSQNFH; the protein is encoded by the coding sequence ATGTCTGATAAAAAAGCAACGCTCATTATTGATGGAGAAACTTTGATTGAACTTGACCGATTTTCACCTACTTTAGGGACCCAGGTCATCGATGTGCGCCCTTTGATTTCTAAAAAGTATTTTACTTTTGATCCAGGATTTACTTCAACGGCTTCATGTGAATCAAAAATTACATTTATCGACGGTGAAAAAGGTGTGTTATTACATCGTGGTTTCCCTATTAAAGAACTCGCGAATCATTCCACTTATTTAGAAGTGTGTTACATCTTATTGTATGGTGAGCCTCCTACCCCAGAACAATATGCGACATTCAAAACAACCATCACCCGCCATACGATGATCGATGATCAAATCACACATTTATTTCGTGGCTTTCGGCGTGATTCACATCCAATGGCGGTACTTTGTGGTGTCACAGGTGCTCTGGCGGCTTTTTACCATAATGGTTTAGATGTGCATGATCAAAATCATCGCGAACTCAGTGCGTTTCGTTTATTGTCCAAGATGCCGACCATGGCGGCCATGTGCTACAAATATTCTATCGGTCAGCCTTTTGTTTTTCCTCGAAATAATCTCTCTTACGCCGCTAATTTTTTAAATATGATGTTTTCAACCCCTTGTGAAGAATACCAGGTTACCCCTGTTTTGGAGCGTGCGATGGATCGCATTTTAATTTTGCATGCAGATCATGAGCAAAATGCATCCACGTCCACAGTACGTACAGCGGGTTCTTCTGGCTCCAATCCTTTTGCTTGTATTGCCGCTGGGATCGCGTCTTTATGGGGCCCTTCTCATGGAGGAGCCAATGAAGCCTGCTTAAAAATGCTAGAGGAAATAGGTAAAGCTGAAAATATTCCTAAATTTATAGCGCGGGCTAAAGATAAAAATGATGATTTTCGATTGATGGGATTTGGTCATAGAGTGTACAAAAATTATGATCCCAGAGCAAAAGTGATGAAAGAAGCCTGTGATGAAGTGTTAAATGAGCTCAATATACAAGATCCTTTGTTCGAAGTAGCAAGGGAATTAGAGCACATTGCGCTCAACGATCATTACTTTATTGAGAAAAAACTCTATCCTAATGTCGATTTTTATTCCGGGCTTATCCTGAAAGCAATAGGTATTCCGACTTCGATGTTTACTGTGATATTTACTGTGGCCAGAACGATTGGCTGGATTTCACACTGGAAAGAAATGCATGATGAAGGACTTAAAATTGCTCGACCCCGTCAGCTGTATCGGGGATACACTCAGCGTGCATTTAAGAGCCAAAATTTTCATTAA
- the sdhC gene encoding succinate dehydrogenase cytochrome b556 subunit — MWITKLRNDKNGVKMTKKQRPINLDLMTFRFPLTAIASILHRISGVIIFFAVGCFVWLLGLSLSSPEGFIKASTIIDYFLIKLILWGFLTALFYHLLGGIRHLLMDFGCIEENLKLGIRSAQVVMVITVLLSILVGIIIW; from the coding sequence ATGTGGATAACGAAGCTCAGAAATGATAAAAATGGGGTAAAAATGACAAAAAAACAAAGACCGATCAATTTAGATTTAATGACGTTTCGGTTTCCTCTAACGGCAATTGCTTCGATTTTGCATCGTATATCAGGCGTGATTATTTTTTTTGCTGTCGGTTGCTTTGTTTGGCTTTTAGGTCTTTCTCTTTCTTCACCAGAAGGCTTTATAAAAGCCTCTACCATAATCGATTATTTTTTGATCAAATTGATACTGTGGGGTTTTCTCACAGCCTTGTTTTATCATCTTTTAGGGGGCATTCGTCATTTGTTAATGGATTTTGGTTGTATTGAAGAAAACCTAAAACTGGGTATCCGCTCTGCTCAGGTGGTGATGGTTATCACAGTTTTACTGTCGATTTTAGTGGGAATCATCATATGGTAA
- the sdhD gene encoding succinate dehydrogenase membrane anchor subunit, with protein MVSNASALGRNGIQDWLLLRASAIIIALYVFYLFGFFAITPNVTYEIWQHFFAAAFTKIFTLLTLFSILIHAWIGLWQVFTDYVKSLPLRLLLQLLVLVVLMVYVFYGTMVVWSV; from the coding sequence ATGGTAAGCAACGCTTCTGCTTTAGGGCGTAATGGAATTCAAGATTGGCTACTACTGCGTGCCTCTGCGATTATTATTGCGCTATATGTTTTTTATCTTTTTGGTTTTTTTGCGATTACCCCGAATGTAACTTACGAAATTTGGCAACATTTTTTTGCCGCTGCTTTCACTAAAATTTTTACCCTTCTCACTTTATTCTCGATTCTGATTCATGCCTGGATTGGCCTATGGCAAGTATTCACCGATTATGTCAAATCATTACCTTTGAGACTGTTACTACAACTGCTGGTGTTGGTCGTATTGATGGTCTATGTATTTTACGGAACGATGGTCGTTTGGAGTGTTTAA
- the sdhA gene encoding succinate dehydrogenase flavoprotein subunit — translation MKLPVRAFDAVVIGAGGAGMRAALQISQMGLSCALVSKVFPTRSHTVSAQGGITVALGNHHEDNWEWHMYDTVKGSDYIGDQDAIEYMCQNGPEAIIELEHMGLPFSRQDDGRIYQRPFGGQSLNFGGAQAARTAAAADRTGHALLHTLYQQNLKNNTTIFSEWYALDLVKNQDGVFVGCTAISIETGEIVYFKARATILATGGAGRIYQSTTNAHINTGDGIGMALRAGVPVQDMEMWQFHPTGIAGAGVLVTEGCRGEGGYLLNRHGERFMERYAPNAKDLAGRDVVARSIMIEIREGRGCEGPWGPHVKLKLDHLGKEVLESRLPGILELSRTFAHVDPIKEPIPVIPTCHYMMGGIPTKFTGQAITVNPNGEDEVIPGLFAVGEVACVSVHGANRLGGNSLLDLVVFGRAVGLHLSESLKEQGESRDASDADLDAALERIHRWNNTQSGEDPVEIRQALQTCMQNHFSVFREGESMAEGLKKLNVIRERLNHARLEDNSTEFNTQRIECLELDNLMETAFSTAVSAHFRTESRGAHSRFDFTERDDINWLCHSLFLPQTQSMARRKVNMEPKLRPAFPPKVRSY, via the coding sequence ATGAAATTGCCTGTAAGAGCATTTGATGCTGTCGTCATTGGTGCTGGGGGTGCCGGCATGCGCGCGGCCCTGCAAATTTCTCAGATGGGGCTCTCCTGCGCGCTGGTTTCAAAAGTGTTCCCGACCCGCTCTCATACCGTATCTGCCCAAGGGGGGATCACCGTCGCATTAGGCAATCATCATGAAGACAACTGGGAATGGCACATGTATGACACCGTCAAAGGCTCGGATTATATTGGCGATCAGGATGCAATCGAATATATGTGTCAAAACGGCCCTGAAGCCATCATTGAATTAGAACACATGGGGTTACCCTTTTCTCGGCAGGATGATGGGCGTATTTATCAGCGCCCTTTCGGCGGGCAATCTCTGAATTTTGGCGGCGCTCAAGCCGCTCGCACGGCGGCGGCGGCCGATCGAACCGGACATGCTTTGCTGCATACCCTCTACCAACAAAATTTAAAAAACAACACCACGATTTTTTCTGAATGGTATGCATTGGATCTGGTCAAAAACCAGGATGGCGTTTTTGTTGGATGCACCGCCATCTCCATTGAAACGGGCGAAATCGTTTATTTTAAAGCGCGTGCCACCATTCTTGCGACGGGGGGGGCAGGGCGAATTTATCAATCGACAACGAATGCGCATATTAATACGGGCGATGGTATTGGTATGGCGTTGCGTGCTGGGGTCCCCGTGCAAGATATGGAAATGTGGCAATTTCATCCAACAGGCATTGCAGGGGCTGGCGTTTTAGTGACTGAGGGTTGTCGGGGCGAAGGCGGATATTTACTAAACCGTCATGGCGAACGTTTTATGGAACGCTATGCGCCTAACGCAAAAGATCTCGCGGGGCGTGACGTGGTCGCACGTTCTATCATGATTGAAATTCGTGAAGGCAGGGGCTGTGAAGGGCCTTGGGGGCCACACGTCAAATTAAAATTAGATCATTTAGGCAAAGAAGTGCTCGAATCACGTTTACCCGGTATCCTGGAATTATCTCGGACCTTCGCTCATGTCGACCCTATCAAAGAGCCTATTCCTGTTATCCCAACCTGCCATTATATGATGGGCGGGATCCCTACTAAATTCACAGGCCAGGCCATCACTGTCAATCCAAATGGGGAAGATGAAGTGATACCCGGCTTATTTGCTGTAGGTGAAGTTGCCTGTGTTTCTGTGCATGGCGCCAACCGTTTAGGGGGTAATTCTTTACTTGATTTGGTGGTGTTTGGTCGAGCGGTTGGGCTTCATTTATCAGAATCCTTAAAAGAGCAAGGCGAAAGTCGTGATGCCAGTGATGCTGACCTTGACGCTGCTCTAGAACGCATTCATCGTTGGAATAACACACAATCAGGCGAAGATCCCGTTGAAATTCGTCAAGCATTGCAAACCTGCATGCAAAATCATTTTTCTGTTTTCCGTGAAGGTGAATCGATGGCTGAGGGATTAAAAAAGCTCAACGTCATCCGAGAGAGACTCAACCATGCACGCCTGGAAGATAATTCGACTGAATTTAACACCCAGCGTATTGAATGCCTGGAATTGGATAATTTGATGGAAACCGCTTTTTCAACGGCCGTTTCTGCCCATTTCCGTACAGAAAGTCGAGGTGCCCATAGCCGGTTTGATTTCACAGAACGTGATGACATCAACTGGTTATGTCACTCATTATTTTTACCACAGACACAAAGTATGGCGCGTCGTAAAGTAAATATGGAGCCCAAACTCAGACCCGCATTTCCACCTAAAGTGCGTTCTTACTGA
- a CDS encoding succinate dehydrogenase iron-sulfur subunit, translating to MTLEFSIYRYNPDVDDKPRMQDYSLPFEEGRDMMLLDALIALKEKDPTLTFRRSCREGVCGSDGMNMNGKNGLACITPLSSLIKANQKMVIRPLPGLPVVRDLVVDMAQFYAQYEKIKPYLLNDGKNPPAREHLQSPEERAKLDGLYECILCACCSTACPSFWWNPDKFVGPAGLLAAYRFLIDSRDTQTQTRLEGLDDAFSVFRCHGIMNCVSVCPKGLNPTRAIGHIKSMLLERGA from the coding sequence ATGACGCTCGAATTTTCAATCTATCGTTATAATCCTGATGTCGATGATAAGCCACGAATGCAAGATTATAGTCTGCCATTCGAAGAAGGCAGGGATATGATGTTGCTCGATGCCCTCATTGCGTTAAAAGAAAAAGATCCCACCCTGACTTTTCGCCGATCCTGTCGTGAAGGTGTTTGTGGTTCAGATGGCATGAACATGAATGGCAAAAATGGGCTGGCTTGTATTACACCGTTGTCAAGCCTGATTAAAGCCAATCAAAAAATGGTCATTCGCCCTCTCCCTGGTCTGCCTGTGGTGCGTGATCTCGTGGTGGATATGGCCCAATTTTATGCCCAGTACGAAAAAATCAAGCCTTACCTATTAAATGACGGGAAAAACCCGCCTGCCCGAGAACATTTACAATCTCCTGAAGAAAGAGCCAAATTAGACGGGTTATATGAATGTATTTTATGTGCTTGTTGTTCCACTGCTTGCCCTTCATTTTGGTGGAACCCCGATAAATTTGTGGGCCCCGCAGGGTTATTAGCCGCATATCGTTTTTTAATCGACAGCAGGGATACACAAACGCAAACTCGTTTAGAGGGTTTAGATGATGCATTCAGTGTTTTTCGTTGTCATGGCATTATGAATTGTGTCAGTGTTTGCCCTAAAGGCCTCAACCCAACACGCGCCATCGGGCACATCAAATCCATGTTATTAGAACGTGGTGCTTAA